One region of Pyramidobacter sp. YE332 genomic DNA includes:
- the guaA gene encoding glutamine-hydrolyzing GMP synthase: MDNIVILDCGSQYTQLIARRVREMKVHSEILPWDATIEQIMSRTPTGLIVSGGPRSVLEPDSPRLAEGFFDLKLPILGICYGMQLTALQYGGTVRRSAAREYGRATLVVTDGKCPFFAGMPERSQVWMSHGDDVEKVPAGFVPTAVSEDGVVAGIRTPDDHITAVQFHPEVSHTEKGAELLGNFLFKICGCKGDWDLGDWAEKMKEEIRATVGEDKVICGLSGGVDSSVAAALTAAAIGDCLQCIFVNNGLLRAGEAEEVLASYRQMKLNVAYVDASEKFVKGLAGVIDPEKKRKIIGETFIRIFEEEARKIKGARWLLQGTLYPDVIESGQRKGAAVIKSHHNVGGLPKDMNLSLLEPLRELFKDEGRAVGRLLGVPENIVRRHPFPGPGLAVRCLGDITREKLEILRAADKIYLEEINRAGLYDEIWQAFAVLLPVYTVGVMGDERTYARVCALRAITSRDGMTAEWYRMPHEVLARASTRICNEVRGVNRVVYDVTSKPPATVEWE, from the coding sequence ATGGACAACATCGTCATTCTCGACTGCGGCTCGCAGTACACCCAGCTTATCGCCCGCCGCGTGCGCGAAATGAAAGTGCACAGCGAGATCCTGCCCTGGGACGCGACGATCGAACAGATCATGTCGCGCACGCCCACCGGCCTGATCGTCTCCGGCGGCCCGCGCAGCGTGCTCGAACCCGATTCGCCCCGTCTGGCCGAGGGCTTTTTCGACCTCAAGCTGCCTATCCTCGGCATCTGCTACGGCATGCAGCTGACCGCGCTCCAGTACGGCGGAACCGTGCGCCGCTCCGCCGCGCGCGAATACGGCCGCGCCACGCTCGTCGTCACAGACGGGAAATGCCCGTTCTTCGCCGGCATGCCCGAGCGCTCGCAGGTGTGGATGAGCCACGGCGACGACGTGGAAAAAGTCCCCGCCGGTTTTGTCCCCACCGCCGTATCCGAAGACGGCGTCGTCGCCGGCATACGCACGCCCGACGACCACATCACCGCCGTACAGTTCCATCCCGAAGTCTCGCACACCGAAAAAGGCGCGGAACTGCTCGGCAACTTCCTGTTCAAGATTTGCGGCTGCAAAGGCGACTGGGACCTCGGCGACTGGGCCGAGAAAATGAAAGAAGAGATCCGCGCCACAGTCGGCGAGGACAAAGTCATCTGCGGCCTCTCCGGCGGCGTCGATTCCTCCGTGGCCGCCGCGCTGACTGCCGCCGCCATCGGCGACTGCCTGCAGTGCATCTTCGTCAACAACGGCCTGCTCCGCGCCGGCGAGGCCGAAGAAGTGCTCGCCAGCTACCGGCAGATGAAACTCAACGTCGCCTACGTCGACGCCAGCGAGAAGTTCGTCAAAGGACTGGCCGGCGTCATCGACCCCGAGAAGAAGCGCAAGATCATCGGCGAGACCTTCATCCGCATCTTCGAGGAAGAAGCCCGAAAGATCAAAGGCGCCCGCTGGCTGCTGCAGGGCACGCTCTACCCCGACGTGATCGAGAGCGGCCAGCGCAAAGGCGCCGCCGTTATCAAGAGCCATCACAACGTCGGCGGCCTGCCCAAAGACATGAACCTGTCGCTGCTCGAACCCCTGCGCGAACTGTTCAAGGACGAAGGCCGCGCCGTCGGCCGCCTGCTCGGCGTGCCCGAAAACATCGTGCGTCGCCATCCCTTTCCCGGCCCCGGCCTGGCCGTGCGCTGCCTCGGCGATATTACCAGGGAAAAACTCGAGATCCTGCGCGCCGCCGACAAAATCTATCTGGAAGAGATCAACAGAGCCGGACTGTACGACGAGATCTGGCAGGCCTTCGCTGTGCTGCTGCCCGTCTACACCGTCGGCGTCATGGGCGACGAACGCACCTACGCCCGCGTCTGCGCCCTGCGCGCCATCACCAGCCGCGACGGCATGACCGCCGAATGGTACCGCATGCCCCACGAAGTGCTGGCCCGCGCCTCCACAAGAATCTGCAACGAAGTCCGCGGCGTCAACCGCGTCGTCTACGACGTCACCAGCAAACCGCCTGCGACGGTGGAGTGGGAGTAG
- a CDS encoding DEAD/DEAH box helicase has translation MEENKEGGYPFYPWQLEAWGELTDDGGTPLSAVLSAPTGAGKTMVAYLWAGLVDGEGRPLTDRSGCDRVIFTAPIKALSNERYMELLKMGFDVGLETGDFKKNDGAPVICCTQEIYDLKYAGCDRIRLIIDEFHYIFSENERSRAYIDGLRKTHPAVPILVMSATFGQPEEIRGYLERVMERDFELYLLKERATKLTYLSHALSAREIHDALVFAFSQKGVHQVADLIAAQRMDIDKDRKARLRDLAWILEVNVVQKHLYKGVGVYYGRLLPKEKLLVERAYRERIIDVVVGTDALALGVNLPAETVVFAQTVKYFDRRPLTKTSFSQMAGRAGRKGLFDEGFVSWLADSPVESRGVDTGEMFKALERTGDEKAMIELRPDFGAILKKRSTVENEAEIVARYSLPQLRTKSVLEEIRDAVRRIDSSLGLLAPGRKEMFKRILVDVWYGEMEIDQNLEMADLFFRGAGSGEEYVHPDGLIAAELFQKYEKNFLQALLRVKRYNNSLPDEYKFNGMDKVEQAIEEIDPTVFGFEDRILEMDNTAVDLPEAEVRLVPSDRVRLEKRRRVRKKTPPAQKTPPEKKDGNAGAKKKKRRGHRGGRRRSAKKKQQIQEALNAAEEQRVRIIGEVLD, from the coding sequence ATGGAGGAAAATAAAGAGGGGGGCTATCCTTTTTATCCGTGGCAGCTGGAAGCCTGGGGCGAGCTGACGGATGACGGCGGAACGCCCCTCAGCGCCGTGCTGTCGGCTCCGACCGGAGCGGGAAAGACCATGGTGGCCTACCTGTGGGCCGGCCTCGTCGACGGCGAAGGCCGCCCGCTCACCGATCGCAGCGGCTGCGACCGCGTCATCTTCACCGCGCCCATCAAGGCCCTCAGCAACGAGCGCTACATGGAACTGCTCAAGATGGGCTTCGACGTCGGGCTGGAAACCGGCGACTTCAAAAAGAACGACGGCGCGCCCGTGATCTGCTGTACGCAGGAGATCTACGATCTCAAATACGCGGGCTGCGACCGCATCCGCCTGATCATCGACGAGTTCCATTACATTTTCAGCGAAAACGAGCGCAGCCGCGCCTACATCGACGGCCTGCGCAAGACCCATCCCGCCGTCCCCATCCTCGTCATGTCGGCCACCTTCGGCCAGCCGGAAGAGATCCGCGGCTACCTCGAACGCGTCATGGAGCGCGATTTCGAACTGTATCTGCTCAAGGAGCGCGCCACCAAACTGACCTACCTCAGCCACGCCCTCAGCGCCCGCGAGATCCACGACGCCTTAGTCTTCGCCTTTTCGCAGAAAGGCGTGCACCAGGTCGCCGACCTGATCGCCGCGCAGCGCATGGACATCGACAAGGACCGCAAGGCCCGTCTGCGCGACCTGGCGTGGATCCTCGAAGTGAACGTCGTGCAGAAGCACCTCTACAAAGGCGTCGGCGTCTATTACGGCCGCCTGCTGCCCAAGGAAAAACTGCTCGTCGAGCGCGCCTACCGCGAGCGCATCATCGACGTAGTCGTCGGTACCGACGCGCTGGCGCTTGGCGTCAACCTGCCGGCCGAGACCGTCGTCTTCGCCCAGACGGTGAAGTATTTCGACCGCCGCCCTCTCACCAAGACCAGCTTCAGCCAGATGGCCGGACGCGCCGGGCGCAAGGGCCTGTTCGACGAAGGTTTCGTCAGCTGGCTCGCCGATTCCCCCGTGGAATCCCGCGGCGTCGACACCGGCGAGATGTTCAAGGCGCTCGAGCGCACCGGCGACGAAAAGGCCATGATCGAGCTGCGCCCCGACTTCGGCGCCATCCTCAAAAAACGCAGCACCGTCGAAAACGAAGCCGAGATCGTCGCCCGCTACTCGCTGCCCCAGCTCCGCACCAAAAGCGTGCTCGAAGAGATTCGCGACGCCGTGCGCCGCATCGATTCCAGCCTCGGCCTGCTGGCCCCCGGGCGCAAGGAAATGTTCAAGCGCATCCTCGTCGACGTGTGGTACGGCGAGATGGAGATCGACCAGAATCTGGAAATGGCCGATCTGTTCTTTCGCGGCGCCGGCAGCGGCGAAGAGTACGTCCACCCCGACGGCTTGATCGCCGCCGAGCTGTTCCAGAAGTACGAAAAGAACTTTTTGCAGGCCCTGCTGCGCGTCAAACGCTATAACAACTCGCTGCCCGACGAGTACAAATTCAACGGTATGGACAAAGTGGAACAGGCCATCGAAGAGATCGACCCTACCGTCTTCGGCTTCGAAGACCGCATCCTCGAAATGGACAACACCGCCGTCGACCTGCCGGAAGCGGAAGTGCGCCTCGTCCCCAGCGACCGCGTGCGCCTCGAAAAGCGCCGCCGCGTCCGCAAAAAAACGCCTCCCGCTCAGAAAACTCCGCCCGAAAAGAAGGACGGGAACGCCGGAGCAAAGAAGAAAAAGCGCCGCGGCCACCGCGGCGGCCGTCGCCGCAGCGCCAAGAAAAAACAGCAGATCCAGGAAGCGCTGAACGCCGCGGAAGAGCAGCGCGTTCGGATCATTGGCGAAGTCTTGGACTGA
- a CDS encoding DpnI domain-containing protein translates to MGLYLDESLAASYSSRSQKIRIMTETWLAGRMFCPCCGHDSLTKLPNNRPVADMRCDACGEIFELKSKAGRLGKKIAAGAYGAMIERIQSNSNPHLLILQYALNLAVTALTLVPKFFFAPAAIEKRRPLAATARRAGWTGCNILYERIPPQGKIPVVLDGRFRTAAEVRASYVQAARLTSENIDDRGWLFDVLNCVNEIAEDEFALEDLYRFEARLQRLHANNRNVRAKIRQQLQSLRDRGVVEFLERGHYRKSAL, encoded by the coding sequence ATGGGACTTTATCTTGACGAATCTTTAGCGGCAAGTTATTCGAGCCGGTCGCAGAAAATACGGATCATGACCGAGACGTGGCTGGCGGGACGCATGTTCTGCCCCTGCTGTGGGCACGACAGCCTGACGAAGCTGCCGAATAACAGGCCCGTCGCCGACATGCGCTGCGACGCTTGCGGCGAGATCTTTGAGCTGAAAAGCAAAGCGGGACGCCTTGGCAAGAAAATTGCGGCGGGCGCTTACGGCGCAATGATCGAGAGGATCCAAAGCAATAGCAATCCTCATCTGCTGATCCTGCAATATGCGCTGAATCTCGCCGTGACCGCCCTGACGCTGGTGCCGAAATTTTTTTTCGCGCCGGCGGCGATCGAGAAACGCCGGCCTCTGGCCGCTACGGCCCGCCGCGCCGGTTGGACGGGCTGCAATATCCTCTACGAGCGGATTCCGCCGCAGGGGAAAATCCCCGTTGTCCTCGACGGCCGGTTTCGGACGGCGGCCGAAGTGCGTGCCAGTTATGTGCAGGCCGCCCGCCTGACGAGCGAAAATATCGACGACCGCGGCTGGCTGTTTGACGTGCTGAACTGCGTGAACGAGATCGCGGAGGACGAATTCGCTCTCGAAGACCTGTACCGCTTCGAAGCGCGCCTGCAACGGCTGCACGCGAACAACCGCAACGTCCGCGCCAAGATCCGACAGCAGCTGCAGTCCCTCAGGGATCGCGGCGTGGTAGAGTTCCTGGAGCGAGGGCATTACAGAAAATCAGCTTTGTGA
- a CDS encoding AAA family ATPase has translation MMITLKKATVHKYKCVENEQTFEIEPDVTVLVGMNESGKTSLLEALAKVNYFDSDDADYHFDMTHDYPRKQKKAAEKRGQAIDAVTLFYEMDDSLQAKIEKDICIKYKQKSFSYTKKYNNKATVDTKMLDTAAFVTAKLKELHIVGEKYSAAFSGVKNKAEFETAIATLTADGESAARLAELKQLEPYLSNPNNWDSPISEYIWRIHIKPNIPKFMYYDDYYMLPSRISIDKINDNQALNNSEKTARALLELADIDTANLVNADSYEDFKAELEATQAIISEELFKYWSTNQNLRIQFDIDKIERTDASNNRRIVDHVLDIRVENLRSMVSLPLANRSKGFNWFFSFLVWFKKIQENKDFPYILLLDEPGLNLHAMAQHDLLRFIEDLSHEYQIIYTTHSPFMIESDKLQRVRTVLEKQSGTHVSDCLQEKDPNTIFPLQAALGYTIAQNLFVSEKNLLVEGIADLVYLNILSNTLCESGREGLKSNITIVPVGGADKVATFVSLLRGNDLKMLCLLDTFTDQSAKARLDNLIAQNIIKDKRIMFYHDVLKVAHADVEDLFADADYLTLFNGAFSKKVLQKEIVSGKPIMQQLKKENGGKEFNHYSPANYLAKNITTITLSEETLNNFELLFKAVNKLF, from the coding sequence ATGATGATTACGTTGAAAAAAGCGACTGTTCACAAGTACAAGTGTGTTGAAAATGAGCAAACATTTGAAATAGAACCCGATGTCACTGTTCTTGTTGGCATGAACGAGTCCGGCAAGACAAGTTTGCTTGAAGCATTGGCGAAAGTCAATTATTTTGATAGCGACGATGCAGATTATCACTTTGATATGACTCATGACTACCCAAGAAAGCAAAAAAAGGCAGCAGAGAAAAGAGGACAAGCCATTGATGCAGTGACCTTGTTCTACGAAATGGATGACAGTTTACAAGCCAAAATAGAAAAGGATATTTGCATAAAATATAAGCAAAAGTCTTTTTCGTATACTAAAAAATACAATAATAAAGCCACTGTAGATACAAAGATGCTAGATACAGCGGCATTTGTAACTGCTAAGCTAAAAGAATTACATATTGTCGGAGAGAAGTATTCTGCTGCTTTTTCGGGTGTGAAAAATAAAGCCGAATTTGAGACTGCAATAGCAACGTTGACAGCAGATGGCGAAAGTGCAGCGCGTCTTGCAGAATTAAAGCAACTTGAGCCATATCTTTCAAATCCTAATAATTGGGATAGCCCTATTAGCGAATATATTTGGCGTATACACATAAAGCCCAATATTCCAAAGTTCATGTACTATGATGATTATTATATGCTGCCTTCTAGAATCTCCATCGATAAGATTAACGATAATCAAGCGCTTAATAATTCTGAAAAGACGGCACGGGCTTTACTCGAATTGGCAGATATTGATACAGCAAACTTGGTCAATGCAGATTCTTATGAGGATTTCAAAGCAGAGTTGGAAGCAACTCAAGCTATAATTTCTGAAGAACTGTTTAAGTACTGGTCAACAAATCAAAATTTGCGGATTCAATTTGATATTGATAAGATTGAACGAACTGATGCGTCAAATAATCGCCGTATTGTCGATCATGTTTTAGATATTCGTGTCGAAAATCTCAGAAGTATGGTTTCTTTGCCGTTAGCAAATAGAAGCAAGGGTTTTAATTGGTTTTTCTCATTTTTAGTTTGGTTCAAGAAAATACAAGAAAATAAGGATTTCCCTTATATTCTCTTGCTTGATGAGCCCGGATTGAATCTACATGCTATGGCACAACATGACTTGCTTCGATTTATCGAAGATCTTTCTCATGAGTATCAGATTATATATACCACGCACTCTCCATTTATGATTGAATCTGACAAACTACAACGAGTGCGAACTGTGTTGGAAAAGCAGTCTGGCACTCATGTTTCCGATTGCTTACAGGAAAAAGACCCCAATACGATATTCCCGTTGCAGGCAGCCCTTGGATATACAATAGCTCAAAACCTATTTGTATCAGAAAAGAATTTACTAGTTGAAGGTATTGCGGACTTGGTATATCTCAATATACTGTCAAATACCTTATGTGAGTCGGGTCGAGAGGGATTAAAGAGCAATATTACTATTGTTCCCGTTGGCGGGGCAGATAAGGTTGCAACATTCGTCTCTCTTCTTAGAGGAAATGACCTAAAAATGCTGTGTCTTCTCGACACTTTTACTGACCAATCGGCAAAGGCACGTTTGGATAATCTAATTGCACAAAATATCATTAAAGACAAGAGAATTATGTTTTATCATGATGTTCTCAAAGTTGCTCATGCGGATGTTGAGGATTTGTTTGCGGATGCAGATTATCTGACATTATTTAATGGAGCTTTTTCAAAAAAAGTCTTGCAAAAGGAAATCGTTTCTGGTAAACCAATCATGCAACAACTCAAGAAGGAAAACGGAGGAAAAGAGTTTAATCATTATTCTCCCGCAAATTATTTGGCTAAAAATATTACGACAATCACCCTATCCGAGGAGACGTTGAATAATTTTGAGTTGTTGTTTAAAGCAGTAAATAAGCTATTCTAA
- a CDS encoding IS5 family transposase, with protein MEITKGQYERIEKYLPRQRGNVSMSNLQLINAILYATENGCKWRALPKSYGNWHTIYVRMNRWSKNGVLQRVFEALQVENIIRIKVEAICLDSTSVKVHPNGTGALKKRGKQAIGRSRGGLATKIHMVTATDRSAVSFALSGGEAHDSPEGLALLDKIIRVPEQKYILMDKAYEGENMRRKAVEKGYSPVVPPKSNRKDPWEYDKERYKQRNKIERYFLRLKRFREIFTRYDKLDVLFCGFIYFAMIVDAI; from the coding sequence ATGGAAATTACGAAAGGACAGTATGAGCGAATTGAAAAATACTTGCCCCGTCAGCGCGGGAATGTGAGTATGAGTAATCTCCAACTGATCAATGCGATACTGTATGCCACGGAAAACGGTTGCAAATGGAGGGCATTGCCGAAATCCTATGGAAACTGGCATACGATTTATGTACGCATGAACAGGTGGAGCAAAAACGGCGTTTTACAGCGCGTGTTTGAAGCGTTGCAAGTAGAGAACATTATTCGCATAAAGGTCGAGGCGATCTGCCTGGACAGCACATCGGTAAAGGTTCATCCCAACGGAACAGGCGCTTTAAAAAAAAGAGGGAAACAGGCCATTGGAAGATCAAGAGGCGGGCTCGCAACGAAGATTCATATGGTCACCGCAACTGACAGATCGGCTGTCAGCTTCGCGCTCTCCGGAGGAGAAGCCCATGACTCGCCGGAAGGGCTAGCTCTGCTTGACAAGATCATAAGAGTCCCAGAGCAAAAATACATCCTGATGGACAAAGCTTACGAGGGAGAGAATATGCGGAGAAAAGCGGTGGAGAAGGGGTATTCTCCGGTTGTTCCTCCAAAATCGAACCGCAAAGATCCATGGGAATATGATAAGGAAAGATATAAGCAACGCAATAAGATAGAGCGATATTTCTTGCGTCTTAAGCGATTTCGGGAAATATTTACCCGTTACGATAAACTTGACGTGCTGTTCTGTGGATTCATCTACTTCGCTATGATTGTAGATGCAATTTAG
- a CDS encoding DUF4143 domain-containing protein has translation MSGAMFETFVISEILKSYSNRGIDYRYCVSYYRGRDKKKVRRDGQTYETESEIDLIIEENGVLYPVEIKQSATVAADQTSAFTVLDKVPDKKRGAGALICTCPQPNLLRENILQLPVWYI, from the coding sequence ATGAGCGGAGCCATGTTCGAGACCTTCGTGATCTCGGAGATCCTGAAATCCTACTCCAACCGAGGCATCGATTATCGTTACTGCGTTTCCTATTACCGGGGACGAGACAAGAAGAAAGTCCGACGCGACGGACAAACATACGAGACCGAAAGCGAGATCGACCTGATCATCGAAGAAAACGGCGTTCTTTATCCCGTCGAGATCAAACAAAGCGCGACGGTCGCAGCGGATCAGACAAGCGCCTTCACGGTACTGGACAAAGTGCCGGACAAAAAGCGCGGCGCCGGCGCCCTCATCTGCACCTGCCCCCAGCCCAACCTCCTGCGCGAAAACATCCTGCAGCTCCCCGTCTGGTATATCTAG
- a CDS encoding IS5 family transposase (programmed frameshift) codes for MEERRYELTSSEWNRIKRMLPPEHPKSGQRGRPAKYDNRRIINGILWLARSGAPWRDLPERYGKWQAVYARFRLWKQRGIFEAIFAALSADADMENLSIDSTSCKVHQSANGRGKTPEGGKKGQAIGMSRGGKNTKIHAIVDGLGNPLALLLSPGNDHDSRHAVSLLGQAEIRGSNVIGDKAYGSQAIREYITSREGSYTIPPKSDNPEPWFIDEHVYKERHLVECFFQKIKWFRRIFTRYDKLDASFFAFVLVAASVILLK; via the exons ATGGAAGAGAGAAGATATGAACTGACCTCCAGCGAGTGGAATCGAATCAAGAGAATGCTGCCGCCCGAACACCCGAAATCAGGTCAACGTGGACGCCCGGCAAAATACGATAACCGCAGGATCATCAATGGGATTCTGTGGCTTGCCAGAAGTGGAGCGCCATGGAGAGATCTTCCGGAGCGTTACGGCAAATGGCAGGCAGTTTACGCACGTTTCAGGCTGTGGAAACAGCGGGGAATATTCGAGGCGATCTTTGCCGCCCTAAGCGCTGATGCCGACATGGAAAATCTCTCTATCGACTCCACGTCCTGCAAAGTACATCAAAGTGCCAACGGGAGAGGGAAAACCCCGGAAGGGGGAAAAAAGGGG CAAGCGATTGGCATGTCCAGAGGCGGCAAGAATACGAAAATTCATGCGATAGTAGATGGTTTAGGCAATCCGCTGGCGCTCCTGCTCAGTCCCGGCAATGACCACGATTCCCGCCATGCCGTGTCCTTGCTCGGGCAAGCGGAAATCAGAGGGAGCAACGTCATCGGCGATAAGGCTTACGGTTCGCAAGCCATCAGAGAGTACATTACTTCTCGGGAGGGAAGTTACACTATCCCGCCGAAGAGCGATAATCCCGAACCGTGGTTTATAGATGAGCATGTTTACAAGGAACGACACTTGGTTGAATGTTTCTTTCAGAAAATCAAATGGTTCCGTAGAATTTTCACCCGCTATGACAAACTTGACGCTTCGTTTTTCGCTTTTGTTCTTGTTGCTGCCAGTGTTATTTTATTGAAATAA
- the proS gene encoding proline--tRNA ligase: MARNITPREQDYSQWYLDIIKVAELADYAPVRGCMVVRPTGYAIWEDLQAKFDRAFKETGHVNAYFPLLIPSSFLRKEAEHVEGFAPECAVVTHAGGEELEEPLVIRPTSETVIGAMYSKWVQSWRDLPLLINQWANVLRWEKRPRLFLRTSEFLWQEGHTAHATAAEAEEETVKMLNVYAKIMKEDMALPVVEGVKSEGERFPGALDTYTCETMVSDTKALQAGTSHFLGQNFAKAFDIQFQDQNGAMQYAWTTSWGVSTRMIGAIIMTHSDNDGLILPPRVAPVKVVILPISKDDSTFAELDAKAHELADELDSVLGALTVRVDEQNHLRPADRFFYHLQKGVPLRLELGEKDAAAGTVRAVRRDTGAKEDLKWSELAERVPAILEDIQKSLYEKACAFRDANTYEASSYDELKARLEKGGWVKCFFAGGKEDEKKIKEETQATVRCYPLAEKDRTGKCVYTGKEGAHLAVFAKSY, from the coding sequence ATGGCACGCAACATCACCCCGAGAGAACAGGATTATTCACAGTGGTACCTTGACATCATCAAAGTCGCCGAGCTGGCCGACTACGCGCCCGTGCGCGGCTGCATGGTCGTCCGCCCCACGGGCTACGCGATCTGGGAAGACCTTCAGGCCAAGTTCGACAGGGCTTTCAAGGAGACGGGGCACGTCAACGCCTACTTTCCGCTGCTGATCCCTTCGTCGTTTCTGCGGAAGGAAGCCGAGCACGTCGAAGGCTTCGCTCCCGAGTGCGCGGTCGTCACCCACGCCGGCGGCGAAGAGCTGGAAGAGCCGCTCGTCATCCGTCCCACGTCCGAAACGGTCATCGGCGCGATGTACAGCAAGTGGGTGCAATCGTGGCGCGATCTGCCCCTGCTGATCAACCAGTGGGCCAACGTGCTGCGCTGGGAAAAACGCCCCCGCCTGTTCCTGCGCACCTCCGAGTTCCTCTGGCAGGAAGGTCACACGGCCCATGCCACGGCCGCCGAAGCCGAGGAAGAGACCGTGAAGATGCTCAACGTCTACGCCAAAATCATGAAGGAAGACATGGCCCTGCCCGTCGTCGAGGGCGTCAAGTCCGAGGGCGAACGCTTCCCCGGCGCGCTCGACACTTACACCTGCGAGACCATGGTCAGCGACACCAAGGCCCTGCAGGCCGGCACCAGTCATTTCCTCGGCCAGAACTTCGCCAAGGCCTTCGACATCCAGTTCCAGGACCAGAACGGCGCCATGCAGTACGCCTGGACCACGAGCTGGGGCGTTTCCACCCGCATGATCGGCGCCATCATCATGACCCACTCCGACAACGACGGCCTGATCCTGCCGCCCCGCGTCGCGCCCGTCAAGGTCGTGATCCTGCCGATCTCCAAGGACGATTCCACGTTCGCCGAACTCGACGCCAAGGCTCACGAGCTGGCCGACGAGCTCGATTCCGTGCTCGGGGCGCTGACCGTGCGCGTGGACGAGCAGAACCACCTGCGCCCCGCCGACCGCTTTTTCTATCATTTGCAGAAGGGCGTGCCGCTGCGCCTCGAACTGGGCGAAAAGGACGCCGCCGCCGGGACCGTGCGCGCCGTGCGCCGCGACACCGGCGCCAAGGAAGACCTGAAGTGGAGCGAACTGGCCGAGCGCGTGCCGGCGATCCTCGAAGACATTCAGAAGAGTCTCTACGAAAAAGCCTGCGCTTTCCGCGACGCCAACACGTACGAGGCAAGCAGCTACGACGAGCTGAAAGCGCGGCTCGAAAAGGGCGGCTGGGTCAAGTGCTTCTTCGCCGGCGGCAAGGAAGACGAAAAGAAGATCAAAGAAGAAACGCAGGCCACCGTGCGCTGCTACCCGCTCGCCGAAAAAGACCGCACCGGAAAATGCGTCTACACCGGCAAAGAAGGCGCGCATCTGGCCGTCTTCGCCAAATCCTATTAA